ATTTATTCTCCCTTACAGCCAGATAGAGGATCGGTTAGAGTTGCCCTTACCTTTCCTTTCTTTGAGCGAATTAGTGTCTGCTGGGCTAGTTGCCTGAACCTGTCGTGTGTCGTTGTTTTTATTTCTCCGTACCGGAACCTGCTATACCTTTGGTCTCACTGATCATAGGCTTCATAATAAAAACTGGAGCCGGGATTGATCGCCTGTTTTTCTATAAAACGATTATGTTTGCAGCTTGACACGAGTACTATCCTTCCCAATCACCGCCGTGACTTTTGCGCCTTTGATCATGTAGCATGTAGTAACATGTACTCGGAAGTCAAAAGAGACAGAGCTGATCCAGGTTAGCATCAATAAATCGCGAGACGACAGctgcagatttcttattcaagttagCAGCCATGGTTTAGCCAGTGGCCTCCCTCGGTAGAAGGATCGAGTTCGAGTCTTTGAGATGCTGCTACCCACTATCTAATTCCAAGCTGAGAAAGTGTGAGGAATCGTTCTTCGCCACAAAAAAGGGCATCCACTATCTAATTCCCAGAAGAAAATCAAACCAAATTGCTCTTGGACAATTCGCTCATCTATAGCTAGCAAACCAAAAAAGGGCCGCCACGGATAGCTAGCAAACCAATGTGCTCGCCTATAAATTGGTCGCCAATTCGCTCATCCTCTCCCACatctcaacccccccccccccttctgcTATTGTATCTATCCATGGCGGCGAAACCGGTGAAGCCGGCGAAGAACGTGGACAAGCCGCTCTTCACCGAGACGTTCAACGTCCAGGCCAGCTCCGCCGACTACGTCACCTTCATCACCGGCATCCGCAACAAGCTCCGTAACCCGGGCCACTTCACCCACAACCGCCCCGTGCTGCCGCCGGTCGAGCCCAACGTCGCGCCGAGCAGGTGGTTCCACATCGTGCTCAAGACCTCGCCGGCTAGCACCGGGCTCACGCTCGCCACCCGCGCCGACAACCTCTACTGGGAGGGCTTCAAGAGCAGCGATGGCACCTGGTGGGAGCTCACCCCGGGCCTCATCCCCGGTGCCACCTACCTCGGGTTCGGCGGCACCTACCGCGACCTCCTCAGCTACAGTGACAAGCTGACCAACGTCGCTCTCGGCCGGCAGCAGATGGCCGACGCGGTGACCGCGCTCTACGGGCGCACCAAGGCTGATAAGACCTCCGGCCCGAAGCAGCAGCAGGCGAGGGAGGCGGTGACGACGCTGCTCCTCATGGTGCACGAGGCCACGCGGTTCCAGACCGTGTCGGGGTTCGTGGCCGGCCTGCTGCACCCCAAGGCGGTGGAGAAGAAGAGCGGGAAGATCTCCAACGAGCTAAAGGCCCAGGTGAACGGGTGGCAGGACTTATCTGAAGAGCTGCTGAAGACGGATGCGAAGCCCCCGCCGGGAAAGTCGCCAGCGAAGTTCACGCCGATCGAGAAGATGGGCGTGAGGACGGCGGAGCAGGCGGCCGCCACGCTGGGGATCCTGCTGTTCGTCGAGGTGCCGGGTGGGTTGACGGTGGCCCAGGGGCTGCAGCTGTTTCGTGCGCGTGGGGGAAAATAGTTAGTTTTGCAGGTATATCTGCATGAGTATAT
Above is a window of Triticum dicoccoides isolate Atlit2015 ecotype Zavitan chromosome 5B, WEW_v2.0, whole genome shotgun sequence DNA encoding:
- the LOC119312497 gene encoding protein synthesis inhibitor II-like, translating into MAAKPVKPAKNVDKPLFTETFNVQASSADYVTFITGIRNKLRNPGHFTHNRPVLPPVEPNVAPSRWFHIVLKTSPASTGLTLATRADNLYWEGFKSSDGTWWELTPGLIPGATYLGFGGTYRDLLSYSDKLTNVALGRQQMADAVTALYGRTKADKTSGPKQQQAREAVTTLLLMVHEATRFQTVSGFVAGLLHPKAVEKKSGKISNELKAQVNGWQDLSEELLKTDAKPPPGKSPAKFTPIEKMGVRTAEQAAATLGILLFVEVPGGLTVAQGLQLFRARGGK